One region of Methanobrevibacter thaueri genomic DNA includes:
- the cofG gene encoding 7,8-didemethyl-8-hydroxy-5-deazariboflavin synthase subunit CofG has translation MTSNLTKEDILDILNATDSEIIKYMSETIKYQENKLITYSKNVFIPLTEICRNDCGYCNFKKNPDDPEAIILKSKEEVLETLKEAEQYGCKEALFTFGEDADEEEVVQARLEEFGYETMVDYVVDICQMTLDETTLIPHTNGGNYSYDDLKKLKEVNGSMGLMLENSSKRLMELPAHKKSPGKNPEIRMETIENAGKLKIPYTTGILIGIGETKEEVADSLLAIRDLYDKYDHIQEVIIQNFTPIPGIEMENWPEPSFLDMIRTVIAGTLLFGDTDVSIQVPPNLNNETAQIFLLCGADDWGGVSPVSPDFVNITSPWPGIDELEKLTVDAGFELTERLCVYEKYVNSEWLNDSLIDQISRF, from the coding sequence ATGACATCAAATTTAACCAAAGAGGATATTCTTGACATATTGAATGCAACAGACAGTGAAATAATAAAATACATGTCTGAAACCATTAAATATCAAGAGAATAAACTCATAACTTATTCTAAAAACGTATTCATACCATTGACTGAAATCTGCAGGAATGATTGCGGATATTGTAATTTCAAGAAAAATCCAGATGACCCCGAGGCAATTATTCTTAAAAGCAAAGAGGAAGTGTTGGAAACCTTAAAGGAGGCAGAACAATACGGATGCAAGGAAGCTTTATTTACTTTTGGTGAAGATGCCGATGAGGAAGAGGTCGTGCAGGCAAGGCTGGAAGAATTTGGCTATGAAACAATGGTTGATTATGTTGTTGACATCTGTCAGATGACATTGGATGAAACAACACTGATTCCCCACACCAACGGAGGAAATTACTCATATGATGATTTGAAAAAGCTCAAGGAAGTCAACGGATCAATGGGATTGATGCTTGAGAACTCATCCAAAAGACTGATGGAACTTCCGGCACACAAAAAGAGTCCTGGAAAAAATCCTGAAATAAGGATGGAAACAATTGAAAATGCGGGCAAGCTAAAAATTCCATACACAACAGGCATCTTAATTGGTATCGGGGAGACAAAAGAGGAAGTTGCCGACTCATTGCTTGCCATCCGTGACTTATACGATAAATATGACCATATTCAGGAAGTGATCATACAGAATTTCACACCGATTCCGGGCATTGAAATGGAAAACTGGCCGGAACCTAGTTTTCTGGACATGATAAGAACCGTGATAGCCGGAACACTATTGTTTGGAGACACCGACGTGAGCATCCAGGTTCCACCGAACCTCAACAATGAAACCGCTCAGATTTTCCTGTTGTGCGGTGCGGATGACTGGGGCGGCGTTTCACCGGTAAGTCCTGATTTCGTCAACATCACATCCCCATGGCCTGGAATTGACGAGCTTGAAAAATTAACCGTCGATGCGGGTTTTGAGCTTACCGAAAGATTGTGCGTCTATGAAAAATATGTCAACAGTGAATGGCTAAACGATAGTCTAATCGATCAAATCAGTAGATTCTAG
- a CDS encoding class I SAM-dependent methyltransferase, translating into MKYKKIGNVLILDNNYQGNDFEELSQMHNVKTIMKIDHIQGTKREPVYQILYGSETETINKENGCLFKLDLSKVMWSKGNNNERLRIAKLVEDGETVIDMFAGIGYFTIPVGVHSNASEVIAIEINPNSYHFLCENIELNKLDNITPILGDCKVETPKFKADRIIMGYVKTTHHYLKVAIDSLNEGGILHYHETVPEKLMETRPIERIISQANGRDVELLKINKVKKYAPGVEHVVVDARIY; encoded by the coding sequence ATGAAATATAAAAAAATCGGAAATGTCCTAATCCTGGACAATAATTATCAGGGAAATGACTTTGAGGAGCTGTCCCAAATGCATAACGTTAAAACCATAATGAAGATTGATCATATTCAAGGAACCAAAAGAGAACCAGTTTATCAGATTCTTTATGGAAGCGAAACCGAAACAATCAACAAGGAAAACGGATGCCTGTTCAAGCTGGACCTGTCCAAGGTGATGTGGTCCAAGGGAAACAACAATGAGCGATTAAGAATTGCCAAGCTTGTTGAGGATGGCGAGACGGTCATAGACATGTTTGCGGGCATTGGCTATTTCACGATACCTGTAGGCGTTCATTCAAATGCCAGTGAGGTGATTGCAATAGAAATCAATCCAAATTCATATCATTTCCTATGTGAAAACATTGAATTGAACAAGTTAGATAATATCACTCCGATTCTGGGTGACTGCAAGGTGGAAACCCCTAAATTCAAGGCCGACCGGATAATCATGGGCTATGTCAAGACAACCCATCACTACCTGAAGGTTGCAATAGATAGCCTGAATGAAGGCGGAATCCTACATTACCATGAGACAGTTCCGGAAAAACTGATGGAAACAAGGCCAATCGAGAGGATTATTTCTCAAGCTAATGGCCGTGATGTGGAATTGTTAAAAATAAATAAGGTAAAAAAGTATGCTCCCGGTGTGGAGCATGTTGTCGTTGACGCTAGAATCTACTGA